In one window of Patescibacteria group bacterium DNA:
- the ychF gene encoding redox-regulated ATPase YchF: protein MLKIGILGLANVGKSTLFNALQKEAKAEVSNYPFCTIESNVGIVEVPDERLDELQKILKVPKKIPAPIKFIDIAGLIKGAAKGEGLGNKFLANIRETDAIMMVLRAFTDSKIVSTQNEVNPEKEYETIKTELILKDLETCEKRLASVAKDIKAGEKLARIELEILRKIKAGLNEEKLISDLGLETDDLEIISSLNFLTQKPVLVVLNCDEKDLKNPPFIRQLPEERQIEIAAITEAELSEFSDQERLEYLKDLGLAETGLTRLIRASFHLLNLIVFYTYTDPSRFTRAETKGLVQSWPIPKNSTAVSAAGQVHSDFAQKFIKAEILSFDDLKKSGSLERSKSKGQIRLEGKNYQVCDADIIKFII from the coding sequence ATGCTAAAAATAGGAATTTTAGGTTTGGCAAATGTGGGAAAATCAACCTTGTTTAACGCCTTGCAAAAAGAAGCCAAGGCGGAAGTTTCTAATTACCCTTTTTGTACAATTGAGTCAAATGTCGGGATTGTGGAAGTTCCGGATGAGCGCTTAGATGAGTTGCAAAAAATTTTGAAGGTGCCGAAAAAGATCCCCGCACCAATCAAATTTATAGATATTGCTGGCTTGATCAAGGGCGCCGCTAAAGGCGAAGGTTTGGGCAATAAATTTCTAGCCAATATTCGAGAAACAGATGCAATTATGATGGTTTTGCGAGCTTTTACCGATTCAAAAATTGTCTCGACGCAAAATGAGGTCAATCCTGAAAAAGAATACGAAACCATCAAGACTGAATTAATTTTAAAGGATTTAGAAACTTGTGAAAAAAGATTAGCCAGCGTGGCAAAAGATATTAAGGCGGGTGAAAAATTAGCTCGCATCGAATTGGAAATTTTGAGAAAAATTAAAGCCGGCCTAAACGAAGAAAAATTAATTTCCGATCTCGGTTTAGAAACTGATGACTTGGAGATTATTTCCAGTTTAAATTTTCTTACCCAAAAACCAGTTTTAGTGGTTTTGAATTGTGATGAAAAAGACTTAAAAAATCCACCCTTTATTCGCCAACTGCCCGAGGAAAGACAGATTGAAATTGCCGCCATTACCGAAGCAGAATTGTCTGAATTTTCCGATCAAGAACGCCTCGAATATTTAAAAGATTTAGGCTTGGCAGAAACAGGTTTGACTCGCTTAATTCGCGCCAGTTTTCATTTATTAAATCTAATTGTTTTTTACACATACACCGATCCGTCTCGCTTTACGCGAGCCGAGACCAAAGGTTTAGTTCAATCTTGGCCAATTCCTAAAAATTCCACCGCCGTTTCCGCGGCTGGACAAGTACATTCAGATTTTGCCCAAAAATTTATCAAAGCCGAAATTTTATCATTTGACGATTTAAAAAAATCAGGTTCCCTGGAAAGATCCAAATCCAAAGGCCAAATTCGCCTTGAAGGTAAAAATTATCAAGTTTGCGATGCCGACATCATCAAGTTTATAATTTAA
- the rpsF gene encoding 30S ribosomal protein S6: protein MKSYQLVIAISDQVDEKEVQKVSQEIEENIKTLEGKIQEIKNLGYKKLAYPIKKNQSATYFSFSFDLEPDKIKKLQSELKSISAIIRIMILNLEMKKSEKSAKTKAEKTAPLAVIAKIKEEKPALTAAKTPAKTEIAEVLETVKTEKDLESAKIKVIKKAKPEKKVEKPEIAQEIESEDERMKKLEQELDKILEE from the coding sequence ATGAAATCATATCAATTAGTCATTGCCATTTCTGATCAGGTTGATGAAAAAGAAGTTCAAAAAGTCAGCCAGGAAATCGAAGAAAACATCAAAACTCTTGAAGGCAAAATTCAAGAAATTAAGAATTTAGGCTACAAAAAGCTAGCTTATCCAATCAAAAAAAATCAATCGGCAACTTATTTTTCATTTAGTTTTGATTTAGAACCAGATAAAATTAAAAAACTCCAATCAGAATTAAAATCAATCTCAGCGATTATTAGGATTATGATTTTAAATCTAGAGATGAAAAAATCTGAAAAATCAGCCAAAACTAAAGCCGAAAAAACCGCCCCTCTAGCAGTTATCGCCAAGATTAAAGAAGAAAAACCAGCCCTTACCGCCGCTAAAACCCCTGCCAAAACTGAAATTGCTGAAGTTTTAGAAACTGTCAAAACCGAAAAAGATCTTGAATCTGCTAAAATTAAAGTTATCAAAAAAGCCAAACCAGAGAAAAAAGTTGAAAAACCCGAAATTGCCCAAGAAATTGAATCAGAAGATGAACGAATGAAAAAATTAGAACAAGAATTAGATAAAATTTTAGAAGAATAG